A single genomic interval of Bos javanicus breed banteng chromosome 8, ARS-OSU_banteng_1.0, whole genome shotgun sequence harbors:
- the LOC133253002 gene encoding uncharacterized protein LOC133253002 — MEKARDLFKKIRDTKGNFNAKMGTIKDRNGMDLTEAEDIKKRWQEYTEELYKKDLHDPDNHNGVISHLEPNILECEVKWALRSITMNKASGGDGIPVELFQILKDDAVKVWHSICQKIWKTQQWPQDWKRSVFIRITKKSNAKECSGYCTIALISHASKVMLKILQARLQQYVNRELPDVQAGFRKGRRTRDKIANIRWIIAREFQKNVYFCFIDYAKGFDCVDRNKQWKILQEMGIPDHLTCLLRNRCAGQEATELDVKKQTVSKSGKEYIKALYCHPAYLIYMQSSVQFSSGAQSCPILCDLMNRSTPGLPVHHQLPFTQTHVH; from the coding sequence atggaaaaggctagagatctcttcaagaaaattagagataccaagggaaattttaatgcaaagatgggcacaataaaggacagaaatggtatggacctaacagaagcagaagatattaagaagaggtggcaagaatacacagaagaactgtacaaaaaagatcttcatgacccagataatcacaatggtgtgatctctcacctagagccaaatatcctggaatgtgaagtcaagtgggccttaagaagcatcactatgaacaaagctagtggaggtgatggaattccagttgagctatttcaaatcctaaaagatgatgctgtgaaagtgtggcactcaatatgccagaaaatttggaaaactcagcagtggccacaggactggaagagatcGGTTTTCATTCGAatcacaaagaaaagcaatgccaaagaatgttcaggctactgcacaattgcactcatctcacacgctagcaaagtaatgctcaaaattctccaagccaggcttcaacagtatgtgaaccgtgaactgccagatgttcaagctggatttagaaaaggcagaagaaccagagataaaattgccaacatccgttggatcatagcaagagagttccagaaaaacgtctacttctgctttattgactacgccaaaggctttgactgtgtggatcgcaacaaacagtggaaaattcttcaagaaatgggaataccagaccatctgacctgcctcctgagaaatcggtgtgcaggtcaggaagcaacagaactggacgtgaaaaaacagactgtttccaaatcaggaaaggagtacatcaaggctttatactgtcaccctgcttatttaatttatatgcaaagttcagttcagttcagttcaggcgctcagtcgtgtccaattctttgcgacctcatgaaccgcagcacgccaggcctccctgtccatcaccaactcccgtttacccaaactcatgtccattga